A genomic segment from Streptosporangium roseum DSM 43021 encodes:
- a CDS encoding immune inhibitor A domain-containing protein → MSSRGRGVGKRLLAIVPVVGLAAAGLAMGGTSAEADTSAARYQPTAADYYINYAPPRDEPEVDDPAAPDAKARKVSPSKKLQQKFTGGNPAAARVLAAREAEAIRTGRNPADFLFKKAKTTTSAKLLTLLVEFDDKANDDFSGFVRPPDARSEDPAECVTEPPGTLLNGPLHNKIPDPASLPAKDNNSFWVPDFSPEHFNKMLYSKDGITQRVRPDLTDPRDGRKGIDISKHTMKNMYEEMSKGAYTVSGQASPWIKVPHSEAYYGARACGKEIQDMTGHPSNPLGPGQLAIDAVNTLAAANPDFPWADYDVEDVADSDGDGNFAEPDGVVDHLVLVHAGKDKSSDGGAEGPYAIWAHSSAVAGGYQVPGKSVKISNYIVQPEDSGVGVFAHEYGHDLGLPDLYDTSGQASSAVDFWDLMSSGSHSGPIFQSMPTHMGLWDKWILGWANPKVFNPGDRARAVTVGQTSRTPKFTEDGLRVNLTSAPLEMIEPHSGTKALWSNLDQEWADSKITRDVQVPAGTDVKFWLWNNYEIEEDWDFGFVEVSVDGGATYAQQKVYTEGGALVSTDDGYGDPNKNLVKFGNKKYGLTGNTNGWRHDYVDLAPFAGKTVKLRLTYDTDAAFSPRGWHADDFALTNGTQTVWSDDVESGLNGWVPSGGTFTNTHGQGWVVNDGQREVSRFYLAEWRNFDGFDKGLQYAYDTNYSRDGAWKVEKFKYNAPGLLVWYRDSTFTNNSLINNLELPPSLGSKGSLMIVDSHYEPLRRTGVAAEKDGELRDNLQGRVQTGNAAFSFGKTYPFTECVEAAGEPFSEYCTKIGTQRGVTEFTDAKTWYPGMEVRNGALGYRDFDASVVVPSKGDQPYSTRVVNVDGTPATELYGTDLGNGHVLGTGNPGDEGKALGVKFQLLTPLPGNLGAVVYVTPPKQ, encoded by the coding sequence TTGTCCAGCAGAGGCAGAGGCGTCGGCAAACGCCTTCTCGCGATAGTGCCCGTGGTCGGCCTGGCCGCCGCGGGACTGGCGATGGGCGGTACGTCGGCGGAGGCCGACACCTCGGCCGCGCGGTATCAGCCGACCGCGGCCGACTACTACATCAACTACGCGCCCCCGAGGGACGAGCCGGAGGTCGACGACCCGGCCGCGCCCGACGCCAAGGCGCGCAAGGTCAGCCCGTCCAAGAAGCTCCAGCAGAAGTTCACCGGTGGCAACCCCGCCGCCGCGCGGGTGCTGGCCGCCCGCGAGGCCGAGGCGATCCGGACCGGGCGCAACCCCGCGGACTTCCTGTTCAAGAAGGCGAAGACCACCACGTCGGCCAAGCTGCTCACCTTGCTGGTGGAGTTCGACGACAAGGCCAACGACGACTTCTCCGGCTTCGTCCGCCCGCCGGACGCGCGGAGCGAGGACCCGGCCGAGTGCGTCACCGAGCCGCCGGGCACGCTGCTCAACGGCCCGCTGCACAACAAGATCCCCGACCCCGCGTCGCTGCCCGCCAAGGACAACAACAGCTTCTGGGTACCGGACTTCAGCCCCGAGCACTTCAACAAGATGCTCTACAGCAAGGACGGCATCACCCAGCGCGTCCGCCCCGACCTGACCGACCCCCGGGACGGGCGCAAGGGCATCGACATCTCCAAGCACACCATGAAGAACATGTACGAGGAGATGTCCAAGGGCGCCTACACGGTCTCCGGGCAGGCGAGCCCGTGGATCAAGGTCCCGCACTCCGAGGCCTACTACGGCGCGCGCGCCTGCGGCAAGGAGATCCAGGACATGACCGGCCACCCGAGCAACCCGCTCGGCCCCGGCCAGCTCGCCATCGACGCGGTGAACACCCTGGCCGCCGCCAACCCGGACTTCCCCTGGGCCGACTACGACGTCGAGGACGTCGCCGACTCCGACGGCGACGGCAACTTCGCCGAGCCGGACGGGGTGGTCGACCACCTCGTGCTGGTCCACGCCGGCAAGGACAAGTCCTCCGACGGCGGCGCCGAGGGCCCCTACGCGATCTGGGCGCACTCCAGCGCGGTCGCGGGCGGCTACCAGGTCCCCGGCAAGAGCGTGAAGATCTCCAACTACATCGTGCAGCCGGAGGACTCCGGCGTCGGCGTCTTCGCCCACGAGTACGGCCACGACCTCGGCCTGCCGGACCTCTACGACACCAGCGGCCAGGCCTCCTCGGCCGTCGACTTCTGGGACCTGATGTCCAGCGGCTCGCACAGCGGCCCGATCTTCCAGTCGATGCCGACCCACATGGGTCTGTGGGACAAGTGGATCCTCGGCTGGGCCAACCCCAAGGTCTTCAACCCCGGTGACCGCGCCCGCGCGGTGACGGTGGGCCAGACCTCGCGCACGCCCAAGTTCACCGAGGACGGCCTCCGGGTCAACCTGACCAGCGCGCCGCTGGAGATGATCGAGCCGCACAGCGGCACCAAGGCACTCTGGTCCAACCTCGACCAGGAGTGGGCCGACTCCAAGATCACTCGTGACGTCCAGGTGCCCGCCGGGACCGACGTGAAGTTCTGGCTCTGGAACAACTACGAGATCGAGGAGGACTGGGACTTCGGCTTCGTCGAGGTCTCCGTCGACGGCGGCGCGACCTATGCCCAGCAGAAGGTCTACACCGAGGGCGGCGCCCTGGTCTCCACCGACGACGGCTACGGGGACCCCAACAAGAACCTCGTCAAGTTCGGCAACAAGAAGTACGGCCTCACCGGCAACACCAACGGCTGGCGGCACGACTACGTCGACCTGGCCCCGTTCGCCGGCAAGACCGTCAAGCTCCGGCTGACCTACGACACCGACGCGGCCTTCTCCCCGCGCGGCTGGCACGCCGACGACTTCGCCCTCACCAACGGCACCCAGACCGTCTGGAGCGACGACGTCGAGAGCGGCCTCAACGGCTGGGTGCCGAGCGGTGGCACCTTCACCAACACCCACGGCCAGGGCTGGGTCGTCAACGACGGCCAGCGGGAGGTCTCGCGGTTCTACCTCGCCGAGTGGCGCAACTTCGACGGCTTCGACAAGGGCCTGCAGTACGCCTACGACACCAACTACTCCCGCGACGGGGCGTGGAAGGTCGAGAAGTTCAAGTACAACGCCCCGGGCCTGCTGGTCTGGTACCGCGACTCGACCTTCACCAACAACTCGCTGATCAACAACCTCGAACTGCCGCCGAGCCTCGGCTCCAAGGGCAGCCTGATGATCGTCGACTCGCACTACGAGCCGCTGCGCCGTACCGGTGTGGCGGCGGAGAAGGACGGCGAGCTCAGGGACAACCTGCAGGGACGCGTCCAGACCGGCAACGCGGCCTTCTCCTTCGGCAAGACCTACCCCTTCACCGAGTGCGTGGAGGCCGCGGGCGAGCCGTTCAGCGAGTACTGCACCAAGATCGGCACGCAGCGCGGCGTCACGGAGTTCACCGACGCCAAGACCTGGTACCCGGGCATGGAGGTCCGCAACGGGGCGCTCGGCTACCGCGACTTCGACGCCTCGGTGGTCGTCCCGTCCAAGGGCGACCAGCCCTACAGCACCCGGGTCGTCAACGTCGACGGCACCCCGGCCACCGAGCTGTACGGCACCGACCTCGGCAACGGCCACGTCCTCGGCACCGGCAACCCCGGCGACGAGGGCAAGGCCCTGGGCGTGAAGTTCCAGCTCCTCACCCCGCTCCCGGGCAACCTCGGCGCGGTCGTCTACGTGACCCCGCCCAAGCAGTAG
- the ctaD gene encoding cytochrome c oxidase subunit I, whose translation MTTVQQRPTLVPAAKGSRLASWLSSTDHKVIGYLYLIASFVFFLIAGVMALVIRAELAHPGLQVVNEQQYNQLFTMHGTLMLLLFATPLFAGFANVIMPLQIGAPDVAFPRLNMVSFWLFLFGGIITLSGFTTNGGAADFGWTGYAPLSVATYSPQPGGDLWIVGLVMAGLGTILGSVNFITTIICMRAPGMTMFRMPMFTWNVLLTGLLVLIAFPVLAAALLALEADRKFGTHIYAPETGGPMLWQHLFWFFGHPEVYVIALPFFGIVTEVLPVFSRKPLFGYIGLVGATIAIAGLSITVWAHHMFATGRVLLPFFSFMTFLIAVPTGVKFFNWIGTMWRGHLSFESPMLFSIGFLVTFLLGGLTGVILASPPLDFQVTDSYFVVAHFHYVVFGTVVFAMFAGFYFWWPKMTGKMLNDTLGKVHFWMLFIGFHTTFLVQHWLGAEGMPRRYADYSAVDGFTGLNLISSIGALILGVSTLPFLYNVWMTSRRAPKVTRDDPWGFGNSLEWATSCPPPRHNFISLPRIRSERPAFDLHHPRVEAQPRQLDPTAPAEEI comes from the coding sequence GTGACCACTGTGCAGCAGAGGCCCACGCTTGTGCCTGCCGCCAAGGGATCGAGGCTCGCGTCGTGGCTGTCCTCGACCGACCACAAGGTCATCGGATATCTCTACCTGATCGCTTCATTCGTGTTCTTCCTGATCGCCGGGGTCATGGCCCTGGTCATCCGGGCGGAGCTGGCCCATCCCGGACTCCAGGTGGTCAACGAGCAGCAGTACAACCAGCTGTTCACCATGCACGGCACTCTGATGCTGCTGCTGTTCGCCACGCCGCTGTTCGCCGGATTCGCCAACGTGATCATGCCGTTGCAGATCGGCGCGCCCGACGTGGCCTTCCCCCGCCTGAACATGGTGAGCTTCTGGCTCTTCCTGTTCGGCGGGATCATCACGCTCAGCGGCTTCACCACCAACGGGGGCGCCGCCGACTTCGGGTGGACGGGATACGCGCCCCTGTCGGTCGCCACGTACTCCCCGCAGCCCGGCGGTGACCTGTGGATCGTCGGCCTGGTGATGGCGGGCCTCGGCACGATCCTCGGCTCGGTCAACTTCATCACCACGATCATCTGCATGCGCGCACCCGGCATGACCATGTTCCGGATGCCGATGTTCACCTGGAACGTGCTGCTGACCGGCCTGCTCGTGCTGATCGCCTTCCCGGTGCTGGCCGCCGCCCTGCTGGCCCTGGAGGCCGACCGCAAGTTCGGCACGCACATCTACGCGCCCGAGACCGGGGGGCCGATGCTCTGGCAGCACCTGTTCTGGTTCTTCGGCCACCCCGAGGTCTACGTCATCGCGCTGCCGTTCTTCGGCATCGTGACCGAGGTCCTCCCGGTCTTCAGCCGCAAGCCGCTGTTCGGCTACATCGGCCTCGTCGGCGCGACCATCGCCATCGCCGGTCTGTCGATCACCGTGTGGGCGCACCACATGTTCGCGACGGGCCGGGTATTGCTGCCGTTCTTCTCGTTCATGACGTTCCTCATCGCGGTACCGACCGGGGTGAAGTTCTTCAACTGGATCGGCACGATGTGGCGAGGGCATCTGTCCTTCGAGTCGCCGATGCTGTTCTCGATCGGCTTCCTGGTCACCTTCCTGCTGGGCGGGCTGACCGGAGTCATCCTGGCCTCGCCGCCGCTGGACTTCCAGGTGACCGACTCCTACTTCGTCGTGGCCCACTTCCACTACGTCGTCTTCGGCACCGTGGTGTTCGCGATGTTCGCGGGCTTCTACTTCTGGTGGCCCAAGATGACCGGCAAGATGCTCAACGACACCCTGGGCAAGGTCCACTTCTGGATGCTGTTCATCGGCTTCCACACCACCTTCCTGGTCCAGCACTGGCTGGGCGCGGAGGGCATGCCGCGCCGCTACGCCGACTACAGCGCGGTCGACGGCTTCACCGGCCTGAACCTGATCTCCTCGATCGGCGCCCTCATCCTCGGCGTCTCCACGCTGCCGTTCCTCTACAACGTGTGGATGACCAGCCGGCGCGCGCCGAAGGTGACCAGGGACGACCCGTGGGGCTTCGGAAACTCGCTGGAGTGGGCGACCTCCTGCCCGCCGCCGCGGCACAACTTCATCTCGCTGCCGCGCATCCGGTCCGAGCGCCCGGCCTTCGACCTGCACCATCCCCGGGTGGAGGCCCAGCCGCGCCAGCTCGACCCGACCGCGCCCGCCGAAGAGATCTGA
- a CDS encoding FAD-binding oxidoreductase, whose translation MTAIAELVAALSPEKVLTDPDVTDSYARDRTFLEPGRPLAVVLAETRDDVVATLRWATEHRVPVVPRGAGTGLAGGATAIEGGVVLALHKMTAIRELSPADEIAVVEPGLITADLDRAAREYGLMYAPDPSSYEISTIGGNLATNAGGLRCVKYGVTRDSALGLEVVLADGRILNTGRRTVKGVTGYDLTGLFVGSEGTLGVITAATVRLRRAPAVYPATIAAEFTSLREAASAVAAIIAAGCQPSLLEMLDRTTLKAIDDWRNIGLEESTQAMLIAQSDAADAPAVSARMAELCTANGSPFVAVSSSPQEAEELIGVRRMAYQAKERLGKCLVEDVCVPRSALPYMIEKIEAVAAKYDVLIATVAHAGDGNLHPIFIFDHGLAEPPPNVWAAADEVFRETLEMGGTLTGEHGVGLLKRRWLSLESGPVTEEIHHGIKQVFDPLGILNPGKAI comes from the coding sequence GTGACCGCTATCGCCGAACTTGTCGCTGCACTCTCACCGGAGAAGGTGCTGACGGACCCCGATGTGACCGACTCCTACGCGCGGGACCGGACCTTCCTCGAACCGGGCAGGCCGCTGGCCGTCGTGCTGGCCGAAACCCGCGACGACGTCGTCGCCACCCTCAGATGGGCGACCGAGCACCGGGTGCCGGTGGTGCCCCGGGGCGCCGGCACGGGACTGGCGGGCGGGGCGACGGCGATCGAGGGGGGCGTCGTCCTGGCGCTGCACAAGATGACGGCGATCAGGGAGCTCTCCCCCGCCGACGAGATCGCGGTGGTGGAGCCCGGCCTCATCACCGCGGACCTGGACCGGGCGGCCCGCGAGTACGGGCTCATGTACGCGCCCGACCCGTCCTCCTACGAGATCTCCACGATCGGCGGCAACCTGGCCACCAACGCGGGCGGCCTGCGGTGCGTCAAGTACGGCGTGACCCGCGACTCGGCGCTGGGCCTGGAGGTCGTGCTGGCGGACGGGCGGATCCTGAACACCGGCAGGCGCACGGTCAAGGGCGTGACGGGCTATGACCTGACCGGCCTGTTCGTCGGCTCGGAGGGGACGCTCGGCGTGATCACCGCGGCCACCGTACGGCTGCGCCGGGCGCCCGCGGTCTATCCGGCGACGATCGCGGCCGAGTTCACCTCCCTCAGGGAGGCGGCGAGCGCGGTCGCGGCGATCATCGCCGCGGGATGCCAGCCGTCGCTGCTGGAGATGCTCGACCGGACCACGCTCAAGGCCATCGACGACTGGAGGAACATCGGGCTGGAGGAGTCGACCCAGGCGATGCTGATCGCGCAGTCGGACGCGGCGGACGCCCCCGCGGTCTCCGCGCGGATGGCGGAACTGTGCACCGCCAACGGCTCCCCCTTCGTGGCGGTCTCCTCGTCCCCACAGGAGGCCGAGGAGCTGATCGGGGTACGGCGGATGGCCTACCAGGCCAAGGAACGGCTCGGCAAGTGCCTGGTGGAGGACGTGTGCGTGCCGCGCTCCGCGCTGCCGTACATGATCGAGAAGATCGAGGCCGTCGCGGCGAAGTACGACGTGCTGATCGCCACGGTGGCCCACGCGGGCGACGGCAACCTGCACCCGATCTTCATCTTCGACCACGGCCTGGCCGAACCGCCGCCCAACGTCTGGGCGGCCGCCGACGAGGTCTTCCGGGAGACCCTGGAGATGGGTGGCACGCTCACCGGCGAGCACGGCGTCGGGCTGCTGAAGCGGCGCTGGCTCTCCCTGGAGAGCGGACCGGTCACCGAGGAGATCCACCACGGGATCAAGCAGGTCTTCGACCCGCTCGGCATCCTCAATCCAGGTAAGGCCATCTGA